In Candidatus Glassbacteria bacterium, the genomic stretch GGGACAGGGTCAGGAAAAAGTGGCTCAACCAACGGTCGGGCCGCAGGGCCGTATAGACACCCATCGGAATTCCGGCCAGCAGCGAAAACAACGCGGCCAGCAGGGAGAGTTCCAGGGTGGCCGGCAGGCGCTCGGAGATAAGCTCGGAAACCGGGCGGCCGATCTGGTATGAAATGCCAAACTTGCCCTGGGCCGTGTTGATCACGAAGCGCCCGAACTGAATCGGCACGGGGTCGTTGAGCCCCAGCTTTTCCCGCAAGGCGGCCCGCTCCTGCAGGGAGGTCTCCTGGCCCACCAGCATGGCCACCGGGTCGCCCACGTAGCGGAACATGGTGAAGGCCAGCAGCGCCACCACAAGCATGACGACGATGGACTGAATC encodes the following:
- a CDS encoding ABC transporter permease, with the translated sequence MFALIVRRTIQSIVVMLVVALLAFTMFRYVGDPVAMLVGQETSLQERAALREKLGLNDPVPIQFGRFVINTAQGKFGISYQIGRPVSELISERLPATLELSLLAALFSLLAGIPMGVYTALRPDRWLSHFFLTLSLVGISLPTFLIGILLILLFGVILGWLPTFGRGDVVTIGWWTTGLLTVSGIKSLLMPAFTLGMFQLTLIMRLVRSEMLEVLRTDYIKFARARGLTNRAVNFGHALK